TGAGGAATTCTGCTGCCTGCCAGGATCCAGCTCTGGGAGCATACCTGGAATTTAACCCCACACTAGGGAGAGCCGCAGCGCTGTCTGCAGAGATCCCGCTGCTGGGATCCCGTAGCTGGGAATGGCTCAGCAACACAGGCCATCTCTCAGGCCCGTTTCCCCAAGTGTGCAACATAAGGAAGGATGAGTGTGTGAGAGCGTGGGGGTGAGTGTGTCGGAGTGGGAGGGTTCATTTGTCCATATACCTGTGGAATACAGACCGTGACTGTGGACAGCTGAGTGTCATAAACTGTAAGAAATAGTCCAGGGCTATAGTAGTATTTTCTGGTATTTCTTTCACACTGGATTTAGTTTGAAAAAAAGAGCCACCCCAAATTCTCTGACCTCCAAGAAGGCTGAGCTCACTGGGCCCACTTGGGGATATCACCAAGGACAGACAGATGGGGCTGTCAAAGCCGTGCTGCCTTCTCCCCACAAACAAACAGAACTGAGCGCCCCTGAGCTGGAGGGCAGGCCTCCCAGCTGCTTCCTGGGGGAACTGCCGGCAACTCCCTGGGGCAGCAGGTGCCTGCACTTCCTGCCTGCAGTGTGCACAGAGGACCGGGCTCTGGATGACTGGTGGGAGGAACGGCGTCCTATCCTTGGCTGCTCTGTGTTCCCAGGCCCTGTGTGCCGGAGGTGGTTCCTGCTGTCCGTCCTTCTCCCTCCGCATCCAGCCTGGCTACAGGGTGGTGCAGATGCGTTCTCCCCATGGTGGGGAGAACCTCTGGGGCCCCTGAGCAGCCGAGGCTGGTGGGCAGCAAGGCAGGGATCTGTGGTGCCACGCTGGGGTCCCAGTGGGCTGCCGCAGCCCATCGGGGTTGCTGCTCCTGTCACTCATGAGATGTTCCCCACGTCTCTGTCTTCCCTGCTGCCCTGGATATgtttcatttccctctctctgtcaccgTTTCACCGATCTCTTTCTCCCAAAGACCCAGAGCACCTAGAAATGCAGCAAAGCTTCTACTTTCTACCACTTAAAGGCCCAAGCAAGAAGCTCAGAGCTGTTCCTTTCACTTCCTCCCCAAatggaagaaattaagaaagcccTTGGGTCAGAACTGCACCAGGCCCAGGCCCATGCTTCAGCCACCTCCCTCCCGCCGGTGCGTGACAGAGTATTTTGTCTCAGAGGACTGTGATGCTTCCCGGTTTAATGATGAGGCTCTGCCACACTTCATCCTCCCTCCTCTGTACCCCCACCGATTCTGACAGGGTCAGAGCTCTTTAGAGCATCTTCCGGAGGCGGTTGCCACGGAGACTGGAAATTGGGCCCAGGGACAGGCTGTGCTACCTACTGGGCATGGGGAGGGACGCTTCTGGCCATCCTGAGCCGTTCCGACTGGCCATCATTAATGTTAATAGAGGAAATGCAGCAATGTCAAAAACAAGGCAGGTTTGTTAATTAGATCTGGGGTGCGATGACCTCCCTCTCCCAGGGCTGCAGCCCTTTTGACTTCCCCTGGCAGGAAGTGCTGCCTGTGTGCTGAGTCTGGGCTGTGGGCTTAATTGTGTTTCTGGAagggggaggagagcagggaTGAAGAACCTCTGCTCACCCCTTCCGCCGCATCGCACCACTGTCTCTCCTGCCCTGGGTGGAGCTGGTGTCTCCTGAGCTGGGCGGGGCAGCCATCTGGGTGGGCTCTCCTGGAGGGAGAAAGTGGGAGTCTGTCCTTGCCCCTCAGCCAAGAACTGTGGCCCCACGACAACTGGGAGGGGACCGAGGTCCCCTTGTACCTTCTTGTTTCCTACTAGGAGCTGGTTGGAAGGGAGGAACTCCGAGGAACCAGAGAGGCAGCCACTCTGAGTGAGGGCGGGGAAGGAGAAAGCTTCCTGCCCATGGCTCCCTCCTAGTTTGGCCACACTGGGGACAAGGGgctcctctgtctcctctcctgcTTTCCAGGGATGAGAGAATTGTTGGCTtactccctcctcttcctcttagCCCAGCCTGGCAGACATTCTCTGTGGACAAGGCCGTCTGGGCTGGTGCAGCTTCCGTGCTCAGGTTCGGTTGGTGGTAGACACTGGGGACAGGCGATCAAGGTGGGGCTCCGAATGTGGGCTCTGGGGCCCAGGAATTCATGGAAATGTGACGTGCCCTACAGACTAGCTGGTGGAGGAAGAAGATGTTTGTTAGCGCAAACTCCAGCCAGCTTTTTGAGccacaattttatatattttttaaaaagtttccacaGATAATCAGAGGCCATTTACTTTTGTAATAAATAGCTCTTATTTTGAATGCCATGGTGTTCTTGTCCTTAATTGAATCTGACTTTCCTTCGGGTTcccagagagaagacaggaatGTTTTGAGTGCAGGAACCATTCCACCGTGTCTGTGTCCGAGGCCCTGGCTGGGCAGGTGAGCCTCGTtaccccaggggacatttgggcCCTTCCGCCTACAAGGTTGCTTGAGTAATGTTggttgttcttttaatttattttaacttactcCAAAATAAGTAGGAAGCTGGACCTTACTTTTTCTCTTATAACTGGCCATGTAGTAGGGCAAGGAGCACGAGAGAGTAACAGTTGTCCACTCCTGAGGCAGCTGTATGGCCCAGCATTGTAGCAGCTTCCACTGTGCTCACCAGAGACCCCATCCCACCAGGGGTCTTCTGTTGTGAGGAGTGACGCTAAGGGTCCAAAAGATGTGAGATGTGTTGGCAGTAgacagggggaggagaggagtagCCTCTCTGGGAAGTGGGGGCGGCCTGACTCCCCCGCCCTCTGGGGACCAGAgtggctggagggggtggggaggggctcatGCAGATCTTCAGAGCATGGAAAACACCAAGTCTGGGCGGGTTAGAAAAGGACCAAACATGTCTCGGCTGGCACAGCTTACTTTCCCAAGCCCGATGGCTCTGTGTCACCGGATCCTCATGAAGGCACAGCGAGGTCAGTGCTGGTTGATTAATCTCTCAGTGCTGAGAGGTTATTATTTGCCTGAACATCTGCCTGAATTCCACACTCAGTCAACAGCGGGGCCAGAACTGAGCACCAAGTCGGCCTTTTCTGTTGCTCCAGCTTCATCCTGGGGCTAGAAGCCCCTTCCCAGAACAACCTGGAAAGCCTAGATCCCTTGGGGAGAAGGCCTGGACGCAGCTCAGTGTCCAGATTTAGCATGTTCCTTTGTACATGCTGCTTAGTGCATCCACAGCTGACCCGGGGGCCGGTGTTCGCTGCTGGACCCAGCCCAGTCGTCTCTCAGGAAAAAGAGCCCTGAGAGGTGGCACTTGCCAGTTTccgtggtgtaaatactcccaccatggcccATTTCAGGCTACCATCCTGATGTCACTGTGTGAGATTTTGGAAAGCTAGCTGTGTACAGCTGGCTCTCTGAGGCCACCAAAGAGCCAGCTCCGGACACCACTGACCCAGACCCAGGGCCCTTGGCTGGTTCTCAACTGTGGACACAGCTCTTGCTCATAGTCCACCAGAATGGAGGAGGCAGTGGAACACAGGGGCATGGAGAATGGGCTGGAATCAGACTTGAGGGCAAATCCCGGCCCCGCCGTGTACATCCGTGGGATCTGGGACACGTGACCACACCCCCGGGCTTCTGTTTCCTCCATGTAACCAGAGGACAACAAATGGTACCTCCTCGATAGTGGTCTGGTGAGGATGAAGAGTGAATGATGTAAAGACCCTTGCAAAGAGTTGGGACCAGATGGCCCAGTGGACGCTGGCTCTGTTCCTGTCGCCAGCTCCACATCAGCAAGCATTGGCTCTAGAACAGCACTCCCCTTGCCTCCACTAGAACCTGCTACCAGGTCATGGGCAGATGCCAGGCAACCATAGGAGCTCTTGTGACTTCTTCAGCCCTCCGACACGGACTCAGACCCTCTGTCTCCTGGTTGgaacaccctccctccccccggcCCTACTCAGGCCCAGCCAGGTTCTCAGGTCCTTTTTCCAGGGAAGCAGAGATGACAGCGCCCTgagccccctcctcctgccttgaGACAGAGTGAGTGCTGCCTCCACCACTTACCAGCTAAAGCCATTAGTTGCCATTACCTTATCAGACCCAGACCCTGTCCAAAGGGGAAAGGAGGCAAGAAGGTCCCCAGTGTAGACTCTTGCCAGGAAGTGCACACTGAGTGGGGTGGGAGGCCTTAGATAAGCCAGGTGACTTGCACAAGGCACAGGGCATCTGGGCACTGAAAGGTGGAAGTCACCAGAGACCTATGTGGCCTTACCCCCAAGACCTGCTGACCTGGCTGCAGGTCATGGATACTGAATGAGAAATCCAGCCCCCTAGTAATCTAGCTTTCCTCTCGCTTTTGCCTCCAGTCCCTCTGTGCTCTTACTCGGGGATCTTGGACTCTTTTGGACAAAAGCCAGGTTGCCTTACCCTTGCTCTCCTGCTCAGCGCAGAGACCCCAGAGGtgtgtggggagatggggaagaaaggaataagGTATATTCCAAattcctgggcatggagcctcagCCTGTTCATGACCCCTGGCCCGAATACCATCTTGTATCCATGAGCCAAAGGAGGTGGGCTGAAAGGCTCCTTGAGTCCCCACTACCCGACCCCCTTACTGAGGACACtgaaagagagaagcaaggagGCTGAGAGGAGCTCAGAGACTGGAAATAATGAGGGATAAATGGGGGTTTGGCTCTCCAAAGCCTGGGTGACTAGCCCTGGGCCGGTGGAACTTTCATGCTTGAAAGAAAAAGGCTTTGGGGCACCCgcgtggcttagtcagttaagcctccaacttggttttgggctcaggtcatgatctcagggtcctggtgtggggctccttgctcagtggggagcctgtctctctcctgctgcccctcccccacccccttaaaaaaaaaagaaagaatcaagcTTGGGCTTAACAGGTGGTCAGCTTCATACCCTGAATGACAAGCATGAGATTCTACTATCTGAACTTCaactgaaagaacaaaataatacttctcttaaaatttttaaaagtctattgaAAATCGTGGAATAGTAGAATGCTGGAACTTAGCTCCCTGGATATCCAGGTACTGCAGTGGTCCCAGCTAGACCTGGCCCTGGCCAAGCAGAGCTGTGGCCAGACTGGAGCTCTCTCTAGAACCTGCaggcctggggtgcctgagtggctcaatgggttaagcctctgccttcagctcaggtcatgatctcagggtcctgggatggagccctgcatcggcctctatgctcagcatggagcctgctccccaccccaccccaccccacccccacccccgcctgcttctctgcctacttgtgatctctgtcaaataaataaataatctttaaaaaaaaaaaaaaaaaaaaaaagaaccccaggCCTGACTGGAAATGGGGGCGGTCCTGGCCCTGGCCCTAAGATGTGAGAGCCCTGGGGTGCAGGGACAGGGGTTGGGGGTTGAGGTGGGGGATGCTTCGGTCCGACCCAGAGTCGGGCAGAGGGCCTCTCCAGCCTCAACCTGGTCACACAGGCAGGTGCTCGGCATCCCCGGCCCCACgtggggcagaaggaaggagaaccTGTGCCAAGGGGGTGGCGAACTCTAATGCCTCCAGGTAGCACCTGAGGAAAGCTTGCGGAGAGGTGGCACGCACAGAGACCTACCTAACGCGGTCAAGTTCAGCTAGTGCCCTAACCAGCAAGTGGTGGAATCATCACCAGTTTCCGGatgaaaaactgaggcccagagaggctcgACGATTTCTGTGAAGCTCTGAAGCCCAGGCGTTTCCCGGGCCACCAGGTCGTCCCTGGCCACAGCCGGTTGCCCAGAGATGAGCGCCTTGACGGACGGAGAGGGGCGGGGGCCGCGGTTGCTTTAAAGCGCCCGGGccgggcggcgcggggcggggcgctgTCGGAACCGCGGGGCGCAGGGCGCAGCGGCCAGAGCGGGGTCCCCGGAAGCGCCAGCCGGGCGGGCACGGCGGGGCGCCGCCACCTGGAGCGGGGAGGGAGCGGTGGTAGGTCCCCGcccggcggggggtgggggggcgccgtACGGGGGTGCAGAGTGGCCCGCGTCGCCGCGGAGATGGCGCGGCACGTGCGGTGACGGTGCCCGCGCCCCGAGGGTCCCAGCCTCGCGTCCCGCGTCCCCGGGCGACCATGGAGCGCCCGGAGCCCGAGCTGATCCGGCAGAGCTGGCGGGCGGTGAGCCGCAGCCCGCTGGAGCACGGCACCGTACTGTTCGCCAGGTGAGGGCTCCGCGAACGCCCCGGGGGTGCGGGTGGCGGGGTGCCTTGCCAGAAATGGATTCCCGGCGGCTGAACCGGAAGGGTCCGGAAGGGGAGGGAAGGTTGGCCCGCTGCCTTGGCGCCGGGGCCCTTCCAGATGTGCGCCAGAGGAGCGAGCGCAGCGACGGGTGGCGCAGCCCCTTCTGTGCTccacacctccccacctcccacctccagcGGCGGACGCGCTTGCAGCGACTCTCCGGGGACGGGCGGGGGTCCTCCCCGGCGGATCTCCTTCCACTCCGGCCAGCAGGCGCTGCTCCCCGTGCTGCGCCCCTTCCCTGGCTCGGCTCCTTAGTGCTCAGTCCTTGGGTGGTGCCTGAAGTGTATCCTCCCTCCACGAGGGCTCATGCGGGGAGCCTGTGCTGGGGCTCCTGAAGGGAGGGCACGGTCCAGGCCCTAGGGGTGCACACTGCCAGCAGCCAGCAGAAGGGCAAACCTTTCCCAGGGAAGGACCGGGCTAGGACGGGAGAACCACCAGGGCAGGGATGATAAGACCCCCATGGCTCACCGCACAGGAGAGGGGTGCACAGACCCCAAGGGGAAGGGAGGTCAGTCTCCAGCCTTACCCGGAGAGTCTCAGCCATCTGCAGAGGCAATGGTCTGTCACCATGGTTTCTCAGGAGTTTGGATCCCAAAGCCAGCCCAGAACTCCTGAGGAGGGTTTTGCAAAACCTCCTCCCCAAGGGGGAATGCATTCGCAGGGCTGCGCAAAAGCCCAATAAACCCTCTCAGAAGGGACTGAGAGCTTCTGCTTGTGCCACGGTTTTCTCCGTGGGTTTAGGGACCCTCTGTGGTTCTGCTACTTCCAAGCTGTGTGATCACAGGAAGCTTACTTaaactctctgggcttctgtttcctcctctgtaagacTGGGATAACAGTTATACCTACTGCTTAGGATTGTGAGGGATCCGCAAGTTAACCACATGTAACGTACTCAATGTCCAGTAAGTGTAAGGAGTTCTTAATAGTTTGTCATCACTGGCCCAAGCCCCTACAGACATGATGAGACTAGAAGGTTCTGACCAAGagtggaagggggagagagagacggagacagagaagggaagagacagagaagggctTTCCTATTTGAGGactccttcctctcccagcccTCTGAACTGTTTATAGAGGGGCTGCTGTATGCCGGGTCCTATGAGAGGCCTAGGGACTCATTGTTCTTTTCAGGGTGCCCCACGCGCCGGTGGGAGAGGTGGGAAAGGGGTGCCCGCAGAGCTGGCAACGGGGTCCGTGCCAGGTTGGAGGGTGTGTTCTGGCTTCCAGCTGAATCCCTGCCTCCCGACCCCCAGCCCGGCACCGCTGggcccccagggctcctgggactGACGCCTGGCCTCCTCCCACAGGCTGTTTGACCTGGAGCCTGATCTGCTGCCACTCTTCCAGTATAACTGCCGCCAGTTCTCCAGCCCGGAGGACTGCCTGTCATCCCCCGAGTTCCTGGACCACATCAGGAAGGTGAGGCGGAGGTGGAGCAGCCTGGAGACCCGGGAGAAGGTCCTCCCAGGACAGAATGGGAGACTCGGGCTACGGGAGGTTACTTCTGGCTTGGCCAACTTGTCCCTGCTCCCCCCTTGCCCTCAGCGTTGGCACTGATCCACTAGGGGTTCCCTTAGAGGCTCATGACTCTcacagtgcctcagtttctcctcagCCGGGGCAGACAGCACCGTCCCCACTGCCATGTAGCGGGCCCTGAGACCCTCAGAGGAGAGGAGCTGCCTTCACAGTATAACACTAGTAGTTTGGCCACATGTTGAGTGCCTACTCCATGTAGGCACAGATTgccttgcatttcttttcttttccttccttccttccttccttcctttcttccttccttcctttcctccttccctttctttcttgttaagattttatcttattttttaaagttatctgtACACCCAGCCTGctgcttgaacttacaaccccgagatcaagagtcacatgctccaccagtgaagccagccagatgccccgtGGCCTTGCATTTCCAGATCCTGGCATACAAGGTCCTGGTGGACCTGTCCTACTCTAGGTTGGGACCCCCCAGGTTCTGGACTATGGTTGTGAGCAGGTGGGATTGCTCTGGCCTCTCCAGTTCACTGCTGCCTTGGCCTTGGCAGGTGATGCTCGTGATTGACACTGCAGTGACCAATGTAGAGGATCTGTCCTCGCTGGAGGACTACCTTGCCGGCCTGGGCAAGAAGCACCGTGCAGTGGGTGTGAAGCTCAGCTCCTTCTCGGTGGGTAGAGGCACTTCCTGACCCGAGGCCACCATGCTCCCAGTCCTCCCTGTCCATCTGTTCTTTCTCCCCATTTCCACACCCTCAGATGACTAGGGCTGGTGGGCTGCAACTGGTACTTCCGTGCTGTGTGACCCCTGGCACtgccttgacctctctgagcctccaatTTCTCTTTCCTGGTGTGGCTTTTCTTAGAACCATGGAAAGTTCAAGAGCCCCTGGGATTAGCCAGTCTGCTTGGTTTCCTATCGCTGTGTATAAAACCATCCCAAGCAAAGGATTGCTCCTTTCTCTGGGTTCAGTGGGGGCAGTGCTTTTGTTCCACATGGCGGGCCTGGAGGCTCTCACGTACTGCAGTCAGCTGGGCTGCTGCATCCATGATGGCCTGTCATCCTTCAGGATCTCTTTCCCTGCGGAGTCTCGTTACTCGGTGGCCTCTCTGAGCGTCCTTGCAGAGTGGCGGCTGGATTCCCAGAGGGCGGAGCCCCAGCGTGCCCGTCCTCTTCCAGCCCCTGCTTGCATCCCTCCTGGTGACGGCTCAGGGTGGAGCGACCCCGCTCAGCGGGCGTGAATCCTCGAGGTGTGGTTCACTGGAGGCTGCCGACGTGACAGTCTACCCCAGAGTCCCCTTCCCTCGCCAGATGGTCAGCacccagaggaagggacagagttAGTCTTGTCCTGTCTTGAGCACTGCCACAGTGCCTGGTCTTTAGTGGATCTTCTGgatcttcagtaaatatttcagtatgtcagtaaatatttgtggactAAGTAAACCGTATTTTGTTCTAACAATAACAAATGAGAGCCATTATTATTCTTGAAGGCCTACTGTGTACAGATGCTGTGCGAAGAGCTTTCTGTAGATGATCACATTTGCTTGTCCCAGCAATCCAATGAGCTGGAATTTTTACTTTCCCTGTTTAACTGAAGAagcaactgaggctcagagaggtcacaaaatttgctcaaggccacacagctcatAAACAGTAGAATAAGCAAGGGAACCCTGGTCTGTCTAGTTGCAGAGTCTGGGCTCTTAATACCATGAGTGAGGCcttgcagaagaggaaatggaggcctGGGGGCAATGACTTTGCTTTCTCTAGGCTGGGGGCTCCCAGGCAAGGCCTTGGCCCCAGTCATAGGGTGGTTTAAAGGCTGGGAATGGAGCAAAATACTTCAGTCACTACAAAGCCTCAGATTTAGGGGGAAAGGTGGGTCCCCTGTGGTACCCAAGGATTGGGGCAGAATCCTGCTTGGGAAGCATGGACCCCGTGCAGGAGACAAGAAGGGTCCGGGCCTCAGTTATCTCACCTGTGGAATGAAGCAATGCCTCCCCGCCTTCGGGAATGACAAGGTGCCTCTTGCCTCTGCAGACGGTGGGGGAGTCCCTGCTCTACATGTTGGAGAAGTGCCTGGGCCCCGCGTTCACACCAGCCATGCGGGCCGCCTGGAGCCAGCTCTACGGGGCCGTGGTGCAGGCCATGAGTCGAGGCTGGGACGGCGAATAAGAGGCGCGGCCCCTGGAGGGCTCCACCTGGCGGCTGCCCTCTGTCTGTGTCTGCCTGTTCCTCTGTGTCTGTGGTAGCCCAGGCTCCCTTAGCCCTCCCTGCATCTTGGTCCTTGTCCCCTTGGCTGTCCTGGGAGGTGACAGAGCAGGACTGGGTCTCTGTCCCCCTCACCTCCAACTGTAGATGGGGGTGGCTTTTCCTTCCACAAGGGGATTTCCCTGCACCCCTGGTGGCCTCTTCGTTGCCTGCCGTCTTTCCCTCTGGCATCCCCTTCTCCACTAGGAGAAGAGCAGTGTTCGGTCACGGACATGGCGTGCGGCTGGGAAGGCGGAGAGCTCTGATAGCTCGGGTGCTTGTCAGCCGCCCTCGTCTGGCGGGCCTAGgccaagcaggggagtggggggcagagccTTCCATGCTTTTCTCTCCCAGGGGCCTTTGCCTTTCACAAGTAAAGAGGAGGGACTTTGTTAGCCTTTGTGGTAGAATCCCAAGGAGTGGGAGCAGGTAGCCAAGGGAACCACTGAGGACAGGAGAGCTGACCTCATCTGGGTCCCAGATGCCCCCTGCCAGGGTAGTATTTCTTTTGCTGTATCCTGTTCCCCCATTCAGGCTACTGCTGGGAGCTCCTTTAGTACCACGCTGCAGGAAGAGCTAGCcagccgggggaggggggtggatgGGAAGGGGGGAGTGCGAGGAAGGAGGGGTGATTTCATTTCAAAGAGCCAAAGAGACCTGAGTTCCAGGtggctcttccccaccccctccagcaggGCTGGGTCTTATCCCCGCCACGCCACGCACCCCCCCCTGCCTCCTTTCTGCTACTGCTCACGTGCACTGTGGGGCCACAGCTCCCCATGTTTAATACCTGCTGCGTGCCTAGGCTGCTGGACCAGAGAGAGGGTGGCCGGAGAGGCCCTCCGCCCTCACCCCAAGCTGTCTGCACTCTTACCTTCTGCTCTGTGTGCTGGTTGTGTAAGCTCATGAGGAATAAACCtgctctgtgtgcctctctgacCTGCCGGGACTGGTCCTTTCTTGGTTGTTGATTTGTGGCCAGAGGAAGCTGCAGGGCGGGGGACCTAAGGACAAGGtaggaggatggggtggggagggccgaGGCCAGGGTGGgtataagagaaaggagaggcatGGGGAAGGCCAGAAGCCGGTGGCAgagatggagctgggagtctgtgATGGAAACTGGCTAGCCGGGCACTAAGCTCAATTCTTCTTCTGGGGCATGACGCCAGAcaacatttcccagcctcctttgcaatTAGGTGGGGGCATGTGACGGAATTCTGACCAATGgaatgtgtgcacatgtgcacccCCTCAAACCCCTGCATGCTCAGAGGAGTTCTGTGATCCCTCTGCCCAGCCTGATGAACGGCTTACAGTGACCTTGAGGGCCACGTGTGGAAGATGGCAGAGCCACAAGGTGGAAGGAGTCTGGGTTCCTGAAGTGCTGCTTGGAGGAGTGTACCCACTAATCAGAAGTACCTGGTAGGACCCAGGAGCTTCTCCATCCTGTGCAACGAAGACtcacccattttgaattttataggaAAGAGACATAAACTTCTATTGTGTTTGTGCCATTATAcatttggggttgttttgttCCAACACACACCCACACTAATCCACTGAAGCAGATCGCTGGTCAGGAGTCTGGGAGCCCACCTCCTGGTGGACAAGGTCAGGCCAGGGAGAGGAGTGGGCCAGGtgctggggagcagcagaggaccCCAAAGGTTCACAGGGTCTCCGAGGAAGTCTTGTAGACCTTCCCTGGTTGGGCAGGTGCCAATTCCAGAGTGGGCTTTTTAAAGGAGATTAAATGGGTTTACCT
This Mustela nigripes isolate SB6536 chromosome 13, MUSNIG.SB6536, whole genome shotgun sequence DNA region includes the following protein-coding sequences:
- the NGB gene encoding neuroglobin, with product MERPEPELIRQSWRAVSRSPLEHGTVLFARLFDLEPDLLPLFQYNCRQFSSPEDCLSSPEFLDHIRKVMLVIDTAVTNVEDLSSLEDYLAGLGKKHRAVGVKLSSFSTVGESLLYMLEKCLGPAFTPAMRAAWSQLYGAVVQAMSRGWDGE